A genomic stretch from Pseudoliparis swirei isolate HS2019 ecotype Mariana Trench chromosome 18, NWPU_hadal_v1, whole genome shotgun sequence includes:
- the wdr77 gene encoding methylosome protein 50, protein MKSAVDTSMIKEKRWDVPPNAPACMEKHLSSAQYRADGTLLLGASSLSGRSWQGSVWIYSDPKQAPDEALCKAGVQTETGVTDVKWVSEKAIVVASDSGALELWELAEDERLLVNRFTKHEHDHIVTTVSPVTGGSSVVTGSMDCRIKVWDLSQETAVTTYNVHTQPVSCVACSPTDESLFISCGQDGRVLMWDRRKPNKPASRIDVESPSCSPTTVAWHPHHKSTIAFGDELGRVTVKDFLGTEPARVENVHSRRVNGLAFSTHSDSLLASISDDCSLVVLNSELREILKDQQHQDFVKGVCWLHGGSNTLTTVGWDHRVLHHTVDPAAEVPNSTS, encoded by the exons ATGAAAAGTGCAGTGGATACGAGCATGATCAAGGAGAAGCGGTGGGACGTGCCCCCTAATGCCCCCGCGTGCATGGAGAAGCACCTGAGCTCGGCCCAATACAGAGCAG ATGGTACGCTGCTGCTCGGTGCCTCCAGCCTCAGTGGCAGGAGCTGGCAGGGATCAGTTTGGATCTACAGTGACCCTAAGCAGGCCCCTGATGAGGCCCTCTGCAAAGCTGGTGTGCAGACTGAGACTGGGGTCACAGATGTCAAATGGGTATCGGAAAAAGCTATTGTTGTTGCATCAGACTCGG GTGCCTTGGAGCTCTGGGAACTGGCAGAGGATGAACGTCTTCTGGTGAATCGCTTCACCAAACATGAGCACGACCACATCGTCACCACAGTGAGCCCAGTTACTGGAGGAAGCAGCGTCGTCACTGGCAGCATGGACTGTCG AATTAAAGTCTGGGATCTCAGTCAGGAGACTGCTGTCACTACCTACAATG TGCACACGCAGCCAGTCAGCTGTGTTGCTTGCAGTCCAACAGAcgagtctctcttcatctcctgtGGTCAA GATGGCCGTGTGCTGATGTGGGACAGGAGGAAGCCAAACAAACCTGCCTCAAGAATAG ATGTAGAGTCCCCCAGCTGCTCCCCTACCACTGTAGCCTGGCACCCCCACCACAAAAGCACCATTGCTTTTG GCGATGAGTTGGGCAGAGTGACAGTGAAGGATTTCCTGGGAACGGAGCCGGCCCGGGTGGAGAACGTCCACAGCCGTAGAGTCAATGGGCTTGCCTTCTCTACACATAG TGACTCCTTGCTCGCTTCCATAAGTGATGATTGTTCACTCGTTGTTTTGAACAGTGAACTGCGAGAAAT ACTCAAAGACCAGCAACACCAGGACTTTGTCAAAGGTGTGTGTTGGCTCCATGGTGGCTCCAACACCCTCACAACCGTAGGCTGGGATCACCGTGTGCTTCACCACACGGTGGATCCAGCTGCTGAAGTTCCCAACTCTACCTCTTAa